The Silene latifolia isolate original U9 population chromosome Y, ASM4854445v1, whole genome shotgun sequence sequence CGGTTCATCCTGGGggagataagttgtacaaggacctcgagaagaccttttggtggccgaatatgaagagggaagttgctgagttcgtagctcgatgcttgacgtgccagagagtgaagggtgaacataagagaccgcaagggaaggttTAACCATTAGAtgtgccggagtggaagtgggagagcatttctatggatttcattgtggggttgcctcgaactcagaaaggtaacaatatgatttgggtgatcgtggataggctaaccaagtcggctcactttatccccatgaaggatacttggagtaaaggCCGAGTTGGCCAAAGCTTATGTTCGGTATGTGGTGAAGTTGCATGGTGTACCCAAGGACATCATTTCCGATAGAGACTCCAGTTTCTATCCAAATTCTGCGGGCAGAGTTACGATCACTAATGGGTACTCAGTTAAAGATGAGCACCGCCTTTCATCCAGCTACAGATGGTCAGAgagagaggactattcagacactcgaggacatgttgagggcttgtgttttggagttcggCGGGTCTTGGGAGGACAGAAtggggttgattgagttttcatacaacaacagttaccacgctagtattgggatggctccatttgaggctctatatggcagaaagtgtaggagtcctgtgtgttgggatgatcgagctgatgcggtagttttgggaccagagatgattCAGGCGATGGTTGAGCAGGTGCGGATCATTCGACAGAAGATGAGGGTTGCCCAGGACCGGCAGAAGAGCTATGCTGACGCTAGGAGAAGCGACGTTTCCTTCCAGGTGGGAGAGAAAGTAATTCTTAGAGTGTCTccgatgaagggagtgatgagGTTCGGGAAACGGGGAAAGTTGTgccagaagtttattgggccatatgagattttggatagaGTTGGAGAGGTGGCATACCGGCTAGCTCTGCCACCAGCTTTAGCCAGggtacataatgtcttccatgtttctcagttgaggagATATTTGAGTGACCCTTCGCACATTTTGAGCCATGACGTGGTCGAGGTGGATGAGCAGTTGACCTACATCGAGACGCCTAAGGAGATTTTGGAcaggaaggttagaaagaccagacACGGAGAGACTGCTTTAGTGAAGGTGTTGGGGACTAATCATAAGGCAGAGGAGGCTACCTGGGAAACCGAGGCCGCAATGAGAGAGAGTTATCCACATCTGTTCacttgaggtaagttacgggacgtaactttctttttaggagggtagaatgtaacatttcgtgtttgtgTAGCCTAGTTGTGTGTTTGACTGTGTTAGTTATACGGGATGTCTTTATATTTTCGTATGACATGtttggtatgggagcgaacttcgggacgaagttcattttaaggggggaagacagtaataccccgtattttattatcgattgagcgagtttttattatttaatggtagcgtaaaggtaatgaGTCGGGTTCATGttgtaagatgagtcgggtttatagttttgggtcaaggtgtcatagcccatttacccacttacccatttacctttttacctcaccaaaaccctaaaacgaaaccctaatccaaccttaaaacCCAACCCTCTTCATACCGTCATTTCTTCACATCACTATCATCAACCCTTTTTCTTTCACGCCTCACGCATTATTTACAGCCAACGAGCGCACGCCGatgagtgtggagggagtagggtctgccgtgagtctaGGGAAGCCGTTGCTAGTGGTCGAGGGTGGTTGTACTGGCCGGAAAAGCACAGatcgacggccgtcataggtaaggtTTCCTGTTTTCATTTCTGTCACGCTGATTTGATTTGAGTTGTACGTCATTTAGGGACTGTTGTAGCAGTCGTGGGGGTGTGGGATGTGTTGTTGGTGATgagtcgagtcgggtggtggtgggtagagtggttgtcgtcgctgttggtggttgcagtggtggtgtttaggtgtcggggttgtttgggtgatttttgTTCATTTCAGACAGGGgtaatggggtggcaccaccgtggactcgggggaggtcgaatcggtggtgccacgtgtgtcagagtcgccgtgcgacggtggtggcaagagtggtggttggtaaggtggCAGGGGAGTGTCGTGGTGGCAGGCGAGTTGGGAAAGGGGCCTGTTGTGGCGTTTTGTGGCGGCTGGGTTGCAAACAGGGGCTGTTGGTGGGGTtggttctgaccaccggcgtgggtcgaccacgttggtggtggttggaggtgcccaggccagacctggtgtcaggcctggtggtcggcggtgagggttGGTGGCTGCTGGGGTGAGTTGTGTCGGgttgggttttgtttttttttgggtcTTTTGTTACGGTTTTTATTTTAGTAAGTCGGGAGATATGTATATctctattatttctattatttacgttattaagttaatattaagtagcggtgaaggaataatgtatttaagtttttgagtcgggattttatttcgggaaggttactatttttagtaacctgctatttttggtaattgctattttggaaacttcccattttaggaaactttctattttgggtaacttatatttttagtaacttctaaattgggaaagtttctacttatagtaactcttgagtatgggaacgggaatagttaattgaattaattatgttatgcatatgtttaggtggcgagtttcggtgGAGTACTTcgatctgcaggttagcttattaccgctatttgaggtaggggaatacactggacttgatatagtaCAATGTGATGGATTGGATTAGTGAATCGGTGATTTTTATGTTATAACAtgattgtctgatttaattccgttaagCATTATCGTTGAACTGTTTTAATATATTGTTGCatcggagttggtggaggtggaggtgagtatggtgtggtgataaggcccaggcgggttctgcaggacttgccctggtgtcctcaacatgcTGAGTGAAatggatcggctacggtcgatatttatagtctatcggagatcggtatggctgggttgtccgggttatgagttgtgatggcggtggtggtgatggaggagcttgtgttttatgttgttgttttattgtattacctactcagctTCGGTGACcacccgtgtattcgtgtacgcctttgtgatgatccaattattgggagcgGTTGACGGTATTTCaaagactgatgggagctggccgggaagagagcttggatgactgacttagtgcctagcccaccttagtcttattagtagttttatcagactttatcttttggtcgtatttttggagactttgttttaatttcagttgtaatatcTCTACCAAccttttaataaagtactgtgtttctttcctttgttatctactgcctcgggtttccgagatggtaacaccgtcatttatctgaggagtcctagttcaggcccttaaataaatgggggtgttacacattgcctatctgaccgcccagtactttcaggCCCAGGTGCTGAAGGAGGCGGGAcctattgcctgcggtggcatagccaccattcttgcccattCCCTTTTCCCCGTCtagcctcgtgacttgcagtacctcgagggagagaggtatctgagtctggatgccatgctttctcagcattggctgaccacagactaccagacatggaagatagacggttccttctctgtggacctaccttgtgacactctcccccgtctagccccttcGCCTACTGTCGCTAGGGGCGACCGACTGCCACCTCCACCGGACTACCACCTTCCACTCCAACCACCTCCCACTTTACTCGCTGCCAAGAAGCGGCATAGACTTGAGATTGGAGAGGGTTCCACACCTTATGGGAGTGCCCAGTCTTCCACGACTACTCCCATctcgacccctactcccactcctACTCCTGCACCCACCGACCAGACACAGCCACAGCCGGTTTTTCCGGACACTTTTGTACCACCTCCACCATTTGTGGCATCCGCAGTCATGGACGAAGGGCGCCGTAACGGTTTGTTTCTTGAGATTATAGagcgacaggctcgtatggagagggacttagctcttaccttacaccctctgtacgactaccacttgaggcgacaacgtccaatcccagagggttggccacacccttccttttaccggtacccagctgaggggtacccggagtctgctgaggaggaggaggaggaggacgaggacccagaggtggcagcggagagagctcgagctgagcagaggaggagaagagaggaggaggaggatccgaAGTTCAGGATGGACGACATCCGTGATGAGGAGGCTGATGAGTAGCTaccggtctactcacttccccagttttctggctggtttggggaagttcgtgttttctATATatatcttactcttttatttttgtctcctctttattttattgttttgattctttattggttgtatattctcgttcccctgtatatatctgctggtgtatgctggaggacaacgagggcgttgtccgttttggtttggggagggtattgcatccttttcagtctgcatttgcatttgttttgcattcacgtttatttggTCACAATTGGGgagtttgtttgaatttttttctaaactaaaggtttaaaggaagagaactagagaaaagagcagtaaaaacaggaaatagaattaaactatcagatatagaagggtcatgtcaggaattcggttcactacggtagtccagtgactcaactgtaaacaacttagacaaactaATACAAgagggatatggaaaggtcctttcggtccactttctatcctaaaataccactaacttaactttcatcctcgtcagggtagtctactgttcatagcaggcctatttagtccaatctttcgatccaggattaattttagccagattaaaagggtgactcagaagcgtgcactcaactaagtcggtaaaatacagttaaattgctatggtgacagaatctcataattaattcatctaacctatttactacatcatcacattcctaccgtagatcccctaatcccaacttgaattagatttagcttctcatattgctattaatactgtcaaaactaacagcagataaataaccagcattcaacatattaaaacgatgattaaattgcataaaaagtaaattagggcaaaaagAAAATAAAGCAAGACGAAGAATTTAAGCAAATGAAATGATGTTTATTAtttaaaaaggagaaagagattacaatcgtgcgaatccggcgtaaagaaaaatcaaatccgagcgaaataaatccCAAAATAGAGTTACAGTGAAGGAAAAAATAGTACGCAGTCTTGAATGATAGATAAAAAGATAGATGGAAAAATtagatgctaataacctagtaacgtaatgcttaaatagaaaaacaactaagtccataagctaaaataaattcacgggctaattaaagcccacgccagcagaaaccactcgatcgagtggaataaaaccactcgatcgagcaaaactccataaaatctactcgatcgagtacttctcttcctttaaacctttagtttagaaaagaTTTCAAACAAActccccatttgtgaccaaatagacggacttctacagatatcttgactccctgaggagatcgacttgacttccctagctatatagttagtttagttagtttatttttgataggtatacgacagacgtatcagatagagaagggtcatgtcaggaattcggttcactacggtattCCAGTgtctcaactgtaaacaacttagacaaactaACGCAAgagggatatggaaaggtcctttcggtccactttctatcctaaaataccactaacttaactttcatcctcgtcagggtagtctactgttcatagcaggcctatttagtccaatctttcgatccaggattaattttagccagattaaaagggtgactcagaagcgtgcactcaactaagttggtaaaatacagttaaattgctatggtgatagaatctcacaattaattcatctaacctattcataatactcaacatatatctcataatactcaacatattcatatatgttcaaatttatttagtcataaaataaattacaaatcttatgcatgcaaacttaaattaaaagagaagaaaccATCAACCCTTACAATGTGATTTCGGTTTCataggcaccaacaagatctcctacttgttagttcttgagcattccaaataatggatgaacaaatattcaagtatagaatctctcccaaaagtgaatacccaaggaaaaactcttaataactaatattattatgttctagtaataataaaagtctttgcttaaaatttgacacaaaatatttatttgttctcttgaaaaatttcggtccaagaggaggagattttgtggtttttatttctctaaaaaatttcataagatgtagagagacaTAATTTTTTACACTAGCAAATTATGTGAAGAGGaagtgaataataaaagaaaagccccCTTTGTCTTTTCTACGtggaaaccggttggaggggaagGAGatcccaatgcatgggctagtttttctacccaagaaaaacaTAGGTAtgtgttaggcccagattagcctggcctgaccataacctgacctgaccttacaaggctgactGAAGAAGACGAAGACCGGACAATTCTAGTCATTATTGCAATCAAAGTTTGCcttatcctggaagagaagcccgATGGTAAGTCTGAAATAGCCTGTGAGTATTAAAGCAGGCTAAATTAAGCTGAAGAAGaagcaaaacggttatataaagatatataTTCGTGGCCTAtcctcaaggaagaccaagtctaattaTAAAACCATATTGCCCATGAACCTGGACGTGCAAAGGAAGAGAAAGTTAAGGATCAATCAAATAGGAACGagtatcatcgataaagaccacaacaaaccgatccaagaactacctgaagacccggttcatcaaatccataaacactgctggtgcattagacaacccaaacggcatcacaacatactcatagtgaccatacctcgatgttcAAGCTGTCTTGAATATGTCCTCCTCCcaaatcttcacctgatggtaacccgacctcaaatcgatcttagaaaagaccgctgcaccgttcaaccgattaaacaaatcatctatcctcggtaaaggatacttgttcttcattgtaactctgttcagctccctataatcgatgcataacctcaaactcccatctttatttttcacaaacaacactggtgctcccgacagtgatacactaggtctaatgtatcccttctcaatcagatcgTCCAGATGTTTCTTCAGCTCCCCCAACTCcataggacccatgcggtacggtgccttagagattggccccgtccccggtttaatttgacactgaaatctatctccctcttcggtggcaaacccagtatctcatctggaaagagatcaggaaactctcccaccactggtatctgcttaactgtcggactctctatactatggtctctcatatggcataagatcaacggacaccccttccttagataagacttcaaggtcactgctgctaTCAACTTAACTTTgcgtttgacaacaaacccacgataagacacactaataccCTTttgacctctcaaagaaaccgtCTTTTGATGagaatctatcttagccttgtacttacccagccaGTCCATACCAAGTATCACCTCAAAATCCTCCAAAGGAAACTTcaacaagtccactggtaagtcaacctgcccaactatcatagacacacctctatacaaccacccacaagatacagactcacccgacggtataaaaacatcctcttttacagactcatactcactcaaacccaaaagctaagcatgactcgatgatacaaatgactgtgacgcccccgaatcaaacaaaacaaaggtaaagactccattaacaaaaaaagtacccgtgataacgtgagcatcatcctcagcttctttcttctccatcataaacagctgaccactggtcttctgtccacctccctggacagtactaacTGAAGTAGACGGcatagcagccgacccctggttgttgttgttcgtcgccggtctctgatatgaattaccgccattgcggttagccccaccattgttattactctgaccaccccggttattccacgacccagctggcctgttactagcataactctgagatggaccctgagagaaactcccatgttctggtctctggaaacccccactcacagcactagtacactcatgcctcttgtggcccataccaccacagttgaagcaagacAAACCCCAACTTCTACCGCCACCTCCACGGCTACacccataagaagctccaccactaaacCCCGACCCCGAAGACTAACCTCTCACCTGGTTATAgccgcccctcttgtaactagactgaccaccaccctcactctcagccttcctctccTCAGAAGCTCTCTCTCGGTTCTCCTTAgtcatctcaactaacctctcagctctcccggcacACTCATATgcctccttaacatctgtaaggacccctaccggcaacttctccatgatcttgggtgtcaactccttctcaaatctcaatgccaagttctcttggttCAGCCCCATGTCCTCTGCGTACCTAGATTTCTCGTTGAACTTATGGTAGTACTTAGCAAGTGTCATGTCAGAAGTCGTCTtaaagtcatcaaactcctcACTCAACTTACTAtgcacatgctccggtacaaactctcgcATCATAGCCCTCTTAAACTGATCCCACGGTATAGCAGGTTGCCCCGATTTCACATATAagtccttagcactcaccttaaccttatcccaccactcaccagctgcttccctcatgtagaacgcagcttgttccactcgaagTTCCTCTGGGCAATGCACCAGATTAAGTATGTTCttcatctctctatgccaattatgcAGCAGAATTAGCGCCCCACTCCCCATGTACTCTTTaggattaaacctcgctatatgtaTACTTATTTTGGAGTGATCTGGCCCCGCCTCTTTATCTTTCCCAACTTTCATCAAAACCTCAGTAAgtgcatcttggtgctccaacatcttaacaatctcATATATACTCATGTTCTCTGCCCTGGCATACAACGtggttctctttggcggcatcttaaaactatataagaaaaggtaaacatgaacatgcatcccatatctcaaaacacTAAAACGACCTCTACAGCACCtaatcgatcgagtgccacaacccactcgatcgagtgcctcgactccagaacctgatcagAAAGCACccaaaaacgtactcgatcgagccacctccttactcgatcgaattgcccccactcgatcgagtgcccatcctacccgatcgagtgcccaaaaacagactactgcccagaaatgaaaaactacctactcgatcgagttatccctactcgatcgagtcactcacttactcaatcgagtggcccccactcgatcgagtcatgctgacacgtatactacccgcatgcttatcTCCACACTTTCGAACCAACTATACTTTATGCCAAAACGAcaaacaaacacacacacacacacatatatttatatatatatatatacacacaaacAACAATAACTTCCTTTTCATGTTTCTAATAAGCCATGTTATAAATCAACTATCATGCAATTCATGTATTCAATCAATGGCATATGTAATCATACCATCACCATCATTCACCACAcatctcctatcctccacatgcatgcatccaccaATTCACACAACACCTTACTATATGGATACAtaacacacaaggtaaacacatagcgatcccgacacaCCCCATTGTGATCGGTTCAAAAATGTAGGGcaagatcgcgactttaggacatctctcaagtctttgcattagctccttaAAACTACTacacgggttcattttagtttgactccctatgttcattaggttcattggttacaagtttcaagatcgtcgctctgataccactttgtaacacctccaaactccaagtgcct is a genomic window containing:
- the LOC141632904 gene encoding uncharacterized protein LOC141632904, with amino-acid sequence MIQAMVEQVRIIRQKMRVAQDRQKSYADARRSDVSFQVGEKVILRVSPMKGVMRFGKRGKLCQKFIGPYEILDRVGEVAYRLALPPALARVHNVFHVSQLRRYLSDPSHILSHDVVEVDEQLTYIETPKEILDRKVRKTRHGETALVKVLGTNHKAEEATWETEAAMRESYPHLFT